GCGATTTATTATCAGAACAATCTGGTGGCGAGCCTGTCGCTCTTAGAATCGATGCGCGCCACAGGCGTTTCGCGGATCGTGCTTTCGAGCACGACAGCCACCTACGGCGCGCCCGAGATCATTCCCATCGCCGAAGACGCGCCCCAGCGTCCCATCAATCCCTACGGCTTCACCAAGCTCGCGATCGAGCACGCTCTGGCCGATTACGCCCAGGCCTATGGCTTCGGCTATGCGGCGTTACGTTACTTCAACGCCTCGGGCGCGAGTCCCGATGGCGCGATCGGCGAGGACCACAAGCCGGAGTCGCATTTGATTCCTCTGGTGCTGCAAGTGGCGCTGGGCCAGCGCGAAACAATCACGATTTTCGGCCACGATTATCCCACGCCCGACGGCACCTGCATCCGCGATTACATCCACGTCGATGATCTCGGCGCGGCCCATCTGGCGGCGCTCGAACGACTACGACCGCGCCATGGCATCCAGTGCAACCTGGGGATAGGCCGCGGCTACAGCGTCCGCGAGGTGATCGACGCTTGCCGCCGTGTTAGCGGGCACGAGATTCCGGTCGTGATAGGGCCGCGGCGCCCCGGCGATCCTCCGGAACTGATCGCCGACGCGAGCCGGGCGCGGCGCGAACTCGGTTGGACGCCCGTCTACACCGAGCTCGACGGAATCGTGGCGACCGCCTGGCAGTGGCACCGCACTCACCCGCACGGGTACGGCGGCAAGTTGTAGCGCCATTGGGTGTGATCGCTGCGGAGTGTCTTGGAGCCTCTTGCGGCTTTTGGCTTACTGGCTGACAATACGAGCATTCGTTCGCGCGCTTCCCTTCCTTCTGTTGCGGCCTTGCCCAGGCCAGGTT
The nucleotide sequence above comes from Pirellulales bacterium. Encoded proteins:
- the galE gene encoding UDP-glucose 4-epimerase GalE; translated protein: MRILVTGGAGYIGSHTVRLLSRAGHEVWSYDNLCTGHREAVPEGRLIVGDLTNRALLEATLREKKIDAVMHFAAFSLVGESVTNPAIYYQNNLVASLSLLESMRATGVSRIVLSSTTATYGAPEIIPIAEDAPQRPINPYGFTKLAIEHALADYAQAYGFGYAALRYFNASGASPDGAIGEDHKPESHLIPLVLQVALGQRETITIFGHDYPTPDGTCIRDYIHVDDLGAAHLAALERLRPRHGIQCNLGIGRGYSVREVIDACRRVSGHEIPVVIGPRRPGDPPELIADASRARRELGWTPVYTELDGIVATAWQWHRTHPHGYGGKL